From Streptomyces sp. TLI_105, the proteins below share one genomic window:
- a CDS encoding GNAT family N-acetyltransferase translates to MLALITPTARLHASWTEAYDEWPADAQQDGAGLRLAPDGGLDRPDAFAAWVERLRGQGDATVPAAPGRVHATYLWIVDGDTCLGAAELRHSLDDFLLGAGGHIGYSVRPSARRRGVATWALGELLTKARGLGLDRVLVTCDEDNSGSARTIERNGGVLEDVRTTAFGTKRRYWITPPPTPPALPVMGPGGISSNELRAWGRSQGFDIPDRGRLPSELLRAWERATEEVATEEVATEEAGERAE, encoded by the coding sequence ATGCTGGCACTGATCACACCCACCGCCCGACTGCATGCCTCCTGGACGGAGGCGTACGACGAGTGGCCCGCCGACGCGCAACAGGACGGCGCGGGACTCCGGCTCGCCCCGGACGGCGGACTCGACCGGCCGGACGCCTTCGCGGCCTGGGTGGAGAGGCTGCGCGGTCAGGGCGACGCGACGGTGCCCGCCGCCCCGGGTCGCGTCCACGCCACGTACCTGTGGATCGTCGACGGCGACACCTGTCTCGGCGCCGCCGAACTGCGGCACTCGCTCGACGACTTCCTCCTCGGCGCCGGCGGCCACATCGGCTACAGCGTGCGGCCGTCCGCCCGGCGCCGGGGCGTGGCGACCTGGGCCCTGGGCGAACTCCTCACCAAGGCGCGGGGCTTGGGCCTCGACCGTGTCCTGGTCACCTGCGACGAGGACAACTCCGGCTCCGCCCGGACGATCGAACGCAACGGCGGCGTCCTGGAGGACGTCCGGACGACCGCCTTCGGGACGAAGCGCCGGTACTGGATCACACCGCCCCCGACGCCCCCCGCGCTACCGGTCATGGGCCCCGGTGGGATCTCCTCGAACGAACTCCGGGCGTGGGGCCGGTCCCAGGGCTTCGACATACCGGACCGCGGCCGGCTGCCGAGCGAACTCCTGCGCGCGTGGGAACGCGCCACCGAAGAGGTCGCCACCGAAGAGGTCGCCACCGAAGAGGCCGGGGAGCGCGCCGAATGA
- a CDS encoding SAM-dependent methyltransferase codes for MESTENTEHTPGAIVSRAVGRVVGGRGEVRDDEWGGVESVVRLDAEAFGPEALAGLDAFSHLEVVYHFDRVSPDAVETGARHPRGNEEWPLVGIFAQRGKNRPNRLGVSRCRLIRTDGLDLHVRGLDAVDGTPVLDIKPYMTEFGPQGPTTQPAWADEIMRHYY; via the coding sequence ATGGAGAGCACGGAGAACACCGAGCACACCCCTGGCGCGATCGTCTCCCGCGCCGTGGGACGCGTCGTCGGCGGGCGGGGCGAGGTGCGGGACGACGAGTGGGGGGGCGTCGAGTCGGTCGTCCGCCTCGACGCGGAGGCCTTCGGCCCCGAGGCGCTGGCCGGTCTGGACGCCTTCTCCCACCTGGAGGTCGTCTACCACTTCGACCGGGTGAGCCCCGACGCCGTCGAGACCGGGGCCCGGCACCCGCGCGGCAACGAGGAGTGGCCGCTGGTCGGGATCTTCGCCCAGCGCGGCAAGAACCGCCCCAACCGCCTCGGCGTCTCCCGCTGCCGCCTGATCCGCACGGACGGTCTGGACCTCCATGTGCGGGGCCTGGACGCGGTCGACGGCACGCCGGTCCTCGACATCAAGCCGTACATGACGGAGTTCGGCCCCCAGGGCCCCACCACGCAGCCCGCCTGGGCCGACGAGATCATGCGCCACTACTACTGA
- a CDS encoding glycosyl hydrolase family 8, whose product MRRRSVSLLGLAGLLAVPLTVMPQAQAADGLVSGGKAATASSVETSAFGPGLAVDGSTATRWASVEGVDPQWIRIDLGANHTISRVKLDWEAAYGKAYRIQTSADGSTWTDVYSTTAGDGATDDLTVSGSGRYVRMYGTGRGTPYGYSLWEFQVYGAPTGTGGGGGGPAVPFGSHLKPYAAGILKPSGTQSALDQKVVDYYNRWKAAFVRQNCGNGWYQIISPDADHPYVAEAQGYGMVVTATMAGADPDAKKIFDGLVKWKIDHPSSVNPNLLAAEQDTACKSVNGGDGATDGDMDVAYGLLLADKQWGSTGTYNYKDLALKHIAAIKKDEVNATTKLLKLGDWSSSGDQYYYITRTSDWMVDHFRAFRAASGDTTWDAVRSAHQTQISRLQSTYASGTGLLPDFVVDTNTTPKPAPGQVLEDPNDGSYWWNACRTPWRIADDAVTSGDATSLAAARKLNGWIKTKTGGDPNKIAIGYKLNGTQISSGSEAAFFAPFAVAAMTDPGSQAWLDALWNKMVATPVDTSSYFSASIQLQVMITASGNHWVP is encoded by the coding sequence ATGCGTCGACGAAGCGTCTCGCTTCTCGGGCTCGCGGGTCTGCTGGCGGTGCCCCTGACGGTCATGCCGCAGGCGCAGGCCGCCGACGGCCTGGTGTCCGGCGGAAAGGCGGCGACGGCCTCGTCCGTCGAGACCTCGGCCTTCGGGCCCGGCCTCGCGGTGGACGGCAGCACGGCCACCCGCTGGGCGAGCGTCGAGGGGGTCGACCCGCAGTGGATACGGATCGACCTCGGCGCGAACCACACGATCTCCCGGGTGAAGCTCGACTGGGAGGCCGCGTACGGCAAGGCGTACCGCATCCAGACCTCCGCCGACGGGTCGACCTGGACCGACGTCTACTCCACCACCGCCGGTGACGGGGCGACCGACGACCTCACGGTCTCCGGCAGCGGCCGGTACGTCCGGATGTACGGCACGGGCCGCGGCACGCCGTACGGCTACTCCCTCTGGGAGTTCCAGGTGTACGGCGCACCCACTGGCACCGGCGGGGGCGGCGGCGGACCGGCCGTCCCCTTCGGCAGCCACCTCAAGCCCTACGCCGCCGGCATCCTGAAGCCCTCCGGCACGCAGTCCGCCCTCGACCAGAAGGTCGTCGACTACTACAACCGGTGGAAGGCCGCCTTCGTCCGGCAGAACTGCGGCAACGGCTGGTACCAGATCATCTCGCCCGACGCCGACCACCCCTACGTCGCCGAGGCCCAGGGCTACGGCATGGTCGTCACCGCCACCATGGCGGGCGCCGACCCGGACGCCAAGAAGATCTTCGACGGCCTCGTGAAGTGGAAGATCGACCACCCCTCCTCCGTCAACCCGAACCTCCTCGCCGCCGAACAGGACACCGCCTGCAAGAGCGTCAACGGCGGAGACGGCGCCACCGACGGAGACATGGACGTCGCCTACGGCCTGCTCCTCGCCGACAAGCAGTGGGGCAGCACCGGCACGTACAACTACAAGGACCTCGCGCTCAAGCACATCGCCGCCATCAAGAAGGACGAGGTCAACGCGACGACCAAACTCCTGAAGCTCGGCGACTGGAGCAGCTCGGGCGACCAGTACTACTACATCACCCGCACCTCGGACTGGATGGTCGACCACTTCCGCGCCTTCCGCGCGGCCTCGGGCGACACCACCTGGGACGCGGTCCGCAGCGCGCACCAGACGCAGATCTCCCGCCTCCAGTCCACCTACGCCTCCGGCACCGGACTCCTGCCCGACTTCGTCGTCGACACGAACACCACGCCCAAGCCCGCCCCGGGCCAGGTCCTGGAGGACCCCAACGACGGCTCCTACTGGTGGAACGCCTGCCGTACGCCCTGGCGCATCGCCGACGACGCGGTGACCAGCGGCGACGCCACGTCCCTCGCCGCCGCCCGGAAGCTCAACGGCTGGATCAAGACGAAGACGGGCGGCGACCCGAACAAGATCGCCATCGGCTACAAGCTCAACGGCACCCAGATCTCCTCGGGCAGCGAGGCCGCCTTCTTCGCCCCCTTCGCGGTGGCGGCCATGACCGACCCGGGCAGCCAGGCCTGGCTGGACGCCCTGTGGAACAAGATGGTGGCGACCCCGGTCGACACGAGCAGCTACTTCTCGGCCAGCATCCAGCTCCAGGTCATGATCACGGCCTCGGGCAACCACTGGGTCCCGTAG
- a CDS encoding 4'-phosphopantetheinyl transferase, whose amino-acid sequence MIAELLPDAVASAWRRDDTEPVTLFPEEAAAVARAVVGRQREFATVRLCARLALRRLGLPETPLTPGTRGEPRWPHGVTGSMTHCAGYRAAALARTTDVLSIGIDAEPAAPLPEGVLEGVSLPGERRHLQALTARTPDVPWERLLFSAKESVFKTWYPLTRRELGFDEASVDFESTPAGTGPHPSAHTGTFTARLLVPGPVTGHVRRDHFTGRWLVREGVILTAIVLSRT is encoded by the coding sequence ATGATCGCGGAACTGCTGCCGGACGCCGTCGCCTCCGCCTGGCGGCGTGACGACACGGAACCCGTCACGCTCTTCCCCGAGGAGGCCGCCGCCGTCGCCCGCGCGGTCGTCGGTCGACAGCGCGAGTTCGCCACCGTACGGCTGTGCGCACGGCTCGCGTTGCGCCGCCTCGGCCTCCCCGAGACGCCCCTCACGCCGGGGACGCGCGGGGAGCCGCGCTGGCCGCACGGCGTGACCGGAAGCATGACGCACTGCGCGGGGTACAGGGCCGCGGCCCTGGCCAGGACGACGGACGTCCTGTCGATCGGCATCGACGCGGAACCGGCGGCGCCCCTGCCCGAAGGGGTCCTGGAGGGCGTGTCGCTGCCCGGGGAGCGGCGTCACCTGCAGGCGCTGACCGCCCGCACGCCGGACGTCCCCTGGGAGCGGCTGCTGTTCAGCGCGAAGGAGAGCGTCTTCAAGACCTGGTACCCGCTGACCCGCAGGGAGCTCGGATTCGACGAGGCGTCCGTCGACTTCGAGTCGACTCCGGCCGGCACGGGCCCGCACCCGTCGGCGCACACGGGCACGTTCACCGCCCGGCTCCTCGTCCCCGGCCCGGTGACCGGCCACGTCCGGCGGGACCACTTCACCGGACGCTGGCTCGTGCGCGAGGGAGTGATACTCACCGCGATCGTCCTGTCCCGGACGTGA
- a CDS encoding MFS transporter, with product MSTESLTAAPPAPLSSRRRWTVLVVCALSMFLVGVDSTIVNVGLPEIGRGLDVGTRGLEWVVDAYTVVMASLLIVSGALADRFGRRRAFRCGLLVFGLASLVCALAPSLGVLVAARAVQGIGASMLSPVALAIVVNAMPDPRERARAIGVWASVFGLSMAAGPVTGGALIAAFGWRSVFWINAPVVVLALVLVALFVPESRGERARRLDLPGQLLLTVVLCLTVGLLIEGPRIGWTSPAALTGYALTAAATAGFVRVELRREEPLMDLGLFRRPPFVTAVLGATAVFVALNMTLLLSTLYLQQARGWTPLATGAATLPMALGATLCAPWSGALVGRVGPRRPLVLAGGFTAAGGLCLMGLDGDTSVGRILFAFLLIGIGFGFANAPLTNTAVGGLPPSRAGVAGAITSTSRQVGVAVGIAVAGGLVAGTAPADLPAATRPGWLVVSACGLFLLAAARAARPRT from the coding sequence ATGTCCACGGAATCCCTGACCGCCGCTCCACCCGCCCCGCTGAGCTCGCGCCGGCGCTGGACGGTGCTGGTGGTCTGCGCGCTCAGCATGTTCCTGGTCGGCGTCGACTCCACCATCGTCAACGTGGGGCTGCCCGAGATCGGCCGGGGCCTCGACGTGGGCACCCGCGGTCTCGAATGGGTCGTGGACGCGTACACCGTGGTCATGGCCAGTCTGCTCATCGTCTCCGGCGCCCTCGCCGACCGCTTCGGGCGCCGCCGGGCCTTCCGGTGCGGGCTGCTCGTCTTCGGCCTGGCCTCCCTCGTGTGCGCCCTCGCCCCGTCGCTCGGCGTGCTGGTGGCGGCCAGGGCCGTCCAGGGGATCGGCGCCTCGATGCTGAGCCCGGTGGCCCTGGCGATCGTGGTGAACGCGATGCCCGACCCACGCGAACGGGCCCGCGCGATCGGCGTCTGGGCCTCGGTCTTCGGGCTGAGCATGGCGGCGGGCCCGGTCACCGGCGGGGCGCTCATCGCCGCGTTCGGCTGGCGCTCGGTGTTCTGGATCAACGCTCCGGTGGTGGTCCTCGCCCTCGTCCTGGTCGCCCTGTTCGTGCCGGAGTCCCGCGGAGAGCGCGCCCGCCGCCTCGACCTGCCAGGTCAGCTGCTCCTCACCGTGGTGCTGTGCCTCACCGTCGGCCTCCTCATCGAAGGCCCCCGCATCGGCTGGACGTCGCCCGCGGCCCTCACCGGTTACGCGCTGACCGCGGCGGCCACGGCCGGCTTCGTCCGGGTCGAACTCCGGCGCGAGGAGCCCCTGATGGACCTCGGCCTGTTCCGCCGCCCGCCGTTCGTCACGGCGGTGCTCGGCGCGACGGCGGTCTTCGTCGCCCTCAACATGACCCTGCTGCTCAGCACCCTCTACCTCCAGCAGGCCCGCGGCTGGACCCCGCTCGCGACCGGCGCCGCGACCCTGCCCATGGCGCTCGGCGCCACGCTGTGCGCGCCCTGGTCGGGCGCACTGGTGGGCCGCGTCGGGCCCCGGCGCCCGCTGGTCCTCGCGGGCGGGTTCACCGCGGCCGGCGGTCTTTGCCTCATGGGCCTGGACGGCGACACGAGCGTGGGGCGGATCCTGTTCGCCTTCCTGCTGATCGGCATCGGCTTCGGCTTCGCCAACGCCCCCCTGACGAACACCGCGGTCGGCGGCCTGCCGCCGTCGCGGGCCGGAGTGGCGGGGGCGATCACCTCCACCTCGCGGCAGGTCGGCGTGGCGGTCGGCATCGCCGTCGCCGGCGGACTGGTCGCGGGCACCGCCCCGGCCGACCTCCCCGCCGCGACCCGCCCGGGCTGGCTCGTCGTGTCGGCGTGCGGCCTCTTCCTCCTGGCGGCGGCACGCGCCGCGAGACCGAGGACCTGA